The Candidatus Nanopelagicales bacterium genome contains the following window.
TGCGCCGGCACAACATGGGCCGAACCGTGATCAAGTGGGTCACGACAACAGACCACAAGGTGATCGGCAACCTCTACTTCATCACCGCGATGTTCTTCTTCTTCGTGGGTGGGATCCTGGCCCTATTCCTCCGGGCCGAGTTGACGGCACCGGGGACTCAATTCCTTTCGAACGAGCAGTACAACCAGATCTTCACCATGCACGGCACGATCATGCTGTTGCTCTTTGCGACCCCGCTGTTCTCCGGTTTCGCGAATGCCTTGATGCCGCTGCAGATTGGCGCACCGGATGTGGCCTTCCCGCGTTTGAACATGTTTGCCTACTGGCTGTACCTGTTCGGTGCCCTGGTTGTGGCCTTCAGCATCTTCACGCCGGGTGGTGCCGCCGACTTCGGGTGGACTGCATATGCGCCGCTATCGTCGGCTGTGTATTCGCCGTCGTCGGGTGGCGACCTCTGGTTCCTCGGACTGACGCTTGGTGGTCTCGGCACGATCCTTGGCGCGGTCAACTTCATGACCACGATCTTCTGCATGCGCGCGCCGGGCATGACCATGTTCCGGATGCCAATCTTCACCTGGACCGTGCTTCTCACGAGCGTGCTGGTCCTGGTTGCCTTCCCGGTCTTGGCCGCCTCGCTGATCGTGATGGAGGTCGACCGCAAGTTCGGTTCTCTTGTCTTCGCACCGGAGAACGGTGGAGCAATCCTCTGGCAGCACTTGTTCTGGTTCTTCGGTCACCCGGAGGTCTATATTCTGGCGTTGCCGTTCTTCGGCATCTGTAGCGAGATCATTCCGGTCTTCAGTCGCAAGCCGATCTTCGGCTACAAGGGTTTGGTGTTCGCCACAATCGCGATCGCTGGCCTGTCCGTCGCGGTATGGGCCCACCACATGTACGTGACTGGCGCCGTCCTGCTTCCGTTCTTCGCCATCATGACGATGTTGATCGCGGTACCGACCGGCGTGAAGTTCTTCAACTGGATCGGCACGATGTGGCGCGGGTCGATCTCGTTTGAGACGCCCATGCTGTGGACCATGGGCTTCCTGGTGACGTTCCTCTTCGGCGGCCTCACAGGCGTCATTCTGGCTGCACCGCCGTTGGACTTCCCGGTCTCGGATACGTACTTCGTCGTGGCTCACTTCCACTACGTGATCTTCGGAACTGTCACCTTCCTCATGTTCGCCGGCTTCTTCTTCTGGTGGCCCAAGTTCACCGGGCGCATGCTCGACGAGCGCCTGGGCAAATTGCAGTTCTGGTTGCTTTTCGTTGGCTTCCAGACGACGTTCCTCATCCAGCACTGGCTCGGTGTGCAGGGGATGCCGCGGCGCTACGCCGATTACTTGCCCAGCGACAACTTCCAGACCATGAACGTGGTGTCGACGATCGGCGCGATCATCCTCGGCATTTCCTTCCTGCCATTCCTGTACAACGTGTACAAGACGTGGCGGCACGCACCTCTGGTGGAGGTGGATGACCCGTGGGGTTGGGGTGGATCGCTGGAGTGGGCGACAAGCTGCCCGCCACCGCGGCACAACTTCGATTCGCTGCCGCCCATCCGCTCGGAGCGTCCAGCATTCGACCTCCACCATCCCGAGTTGGCCCCCAAGAACATGCCCAAGGGCGCCAAAGTAGTGACAGCCGCAACTGCACCCGCCGGATCTGCCGCGGGCGAGGTGGATGCCTCGTGAAGATCGAGGGCAAGCTCTTCGCCTATGGCAGTGCGTTCTATCTGCTGCTGTGCGCGATCTACGGCGTGTGGTCCAAGGACCCGACTGGCATTGTTTTGTTGTTGTTCACCGGCGCGCTGGCCTTTCTTGTCGCCTTCTTCATCCTGCACACCGCGCGCAGGGTGTTTCCGCGGCCGGAAGACATGCCGGATGCCGACCAGAGTGATGCGGACCTTGACTACGGCTTCTACAGCCCACATTCCTGGTGGCCACTGCCACTGGCAGCGTCGACTGCGGTCATCGCCTTCGGGATCGCCTTCGCCGCCTGGATCGTGGTGGCTGGCGTGGCGTTCCTGATGCTGAGCCTGGTGGGATTGGTGTTCGAGTATTACCGCGGCGACCACGCCCACTAGTCCCGCTGACTAGTCCCCTTTTTCAGTCCCATTCTGTACCTGGTTCAGGGGTGCAACCGCCCAGTAATTGCTGAGCGCAACACAGTGTGATCAGGGGTTACCAGTTGGTGACGCCATAGTGACCTCGCACGCTTTCGTGCATGTTTTGGGCCAAAGCGGGAACGAGTAACCCGTGGCCTCCATCGGAGGTCATGACGCCCCAACCGAGGCGTCCACGACGAACAGTGGGGTACATCACGTGGCTTTATCAACAAAGCGCCGCACGGTCGCCATCATCGGCGCCGGCGTAGGCAGCCTGTTGGCCGTATCGGGATGCAGCGCTATCAGCGGCGCTCTCGGTGCCGATCCCGTCATCACCGTCTCGCCAGCGCCGCAGGGGGCACCCGCGCCCGCGTCCGAGCCGGTCACCGTCAAGGTCGAGCATGGCAAATTGACCGATGTCGCAGTCAAGACCGGGGCAGGCAAGCGACTCGTTGGCTCAATGAATGCCGAACAGACAGTGTGGACATCGAATGCAGACTCGCTGAAGTACGGCACCCGGTATGCCGTGAAGGCGGAGGCTGAAGGCAATTCCGGGAAACCGACTTTGTATTCGGAGAGCTTCAAGACCGTCAATCCTGACCAACTAGTGACCGCTCAGTTCGCATACTTCAGCAATGGTGCGACGGTCGGTGTCGGCATGCCCGGGCGAATCGAGTTCAGCAGCCCGGTCAAGAACCGAGCGGAAGTCGAAAAGCGCCTGCGCATCACCGCAAGTAACACCGTGGTCGGTGCTTGGAGTTGGGACAAGGATCGAACGGCTGTCACGTTCCGACCGGAGACGTACTGGCCAGCCAAGACCAAGGTATCGATTGAGGCCCCGCTGAAGGGCGTAGAGCTCAGTCCGGGCACTTTCGGTACTAACGACCTTAACGGAGGCTTCAGCACCGGCTCAGCGACGATTCTGACCGTCAATGCGGCCACTCACCAGCTCCGGGTCGTCCGAGACGGCAAACTCGTCCGCAAGATTCCGGTGACGACTGGCAAGTCGGGCTTCGAGACTCGATCTGGAATCGTCCCGATCATGGCCAAGGAAGGCACCGTCGTCATGGACGCCGCCTCCGGTGGCACGCCGCAGGGAAGCTCGGAGTACTACCGGCTGACAGTCAACTACTCCATGCGCATCACGCCGAGCGGGGAGTACCTGCACGCAGCACCGTGGTCCGAAGGCTCCCAGGGCTACGCCAACACCAGCCACGGCTGCGTTGGTATGAGCACGACCAACGCGTCCTGGCTATTCGATTACGCCAAGGTTGGTGACGTCGTGGTGGTCAAGAACACCGGTCGGCAGCAGGACCTCGGCAACGGAATCACCCAGTGGAACGTCTCGTGGGACAAGTGGCTGGCTCGCTCCGAGACCGGTCCACAGACCATTGGGCCAGACGGGGCCAGCAGCGCGGCCGCCTAAGTCCAGAAACGGACGGCACGCCTGAAAACGCGGGCCGCGCGCCCGAAAACGAAGCGAGGGCCTCACCCGGATGATTCCGGATGAGGCCCTCGCTTCGCTGAATCCGAGTGGTCGCTGCGCGCTTCGACTACTTGTTGACCGGCTCTGCGCTCGGATCGTGCATGACGCCACCTTCGGGTTCGAGCTGTTCGTGGTGCTCAATGATCGCTTGACCTTCGGCCGCCCCATGGAGGATGTGAGCCTCCGCAGCTGCGATCTCCTCCTGTGTTGGCCTGGGAACGTTGTCCTGGAAGAACCAGTGCGACAGTCGTGCGGTTCGCTTTGCGCTGGCGTAGCCAGGCTGCTTGACGCCATTCTCGTCTGTCTTTTCCGGCCAGGGGAGGGGAGCGATGTCCACCTTGGACAGGATCACCGCCTTCTCGTTGGCATTGACCGGGGCATGGATTTCGGTGAACTCGCCGGTGGGTAGCCGCATGATGCTGCCGGTCTCGCGGCCATGGAGCAACTTCTCGCGGTCACGGTGTTGCAGGCTCAGGCAGGTTCGCTTGGTGACGACAAATACCAGTGCGGGGATTATGAAAATGCCTATTCGAATGAACCAAGTGATTGCGTTGATCGAGAGGTCGAATGCGTGGGCGATGACGTCGTTGCCGCCGCCGATCAGCAGCATGAGGTAGAACGAAAGCGCCATGGCACCGAGCGCGGTCCGGGTCGGAGCGTTGCGCGGGCGGTCCAGCAGGTGGTGCTCGCGCTTGTCGCCGGTCGCCTTGGCCTCAATGAATGGATAAAGGGCCATTAAGGTCAGAATGATGCCAAGCACCAAGGCGCCGGGTATCAGGACGTTCCAACTGATGGTGTGGCCCCAGAGCACGGTCTCCCAGTTGGGCATGGCGCGCAGGGCACCTTCCAGCCAACCCATGTACCAGTCGGGTTGCGAACCAGCCGTGATCTGGTCGGGAACGTATGGCCCGTATGCCCAAATCGGGTTGATGGTTACCAGTCCGGAAACAGCCACGACGACACCGAAGACGACGAAGAAGAAGCCACCCGCCTTGGCCATGTAGACCGGCATGAAGGGGTAGCCGACCACGTTGTCGTTGGTCTTGCCCTTGCCTGGGTACTGGGTGTGCTTCTGGTACCAGACGATGAGCATGTGCGCCGTGATGAGTGCCAGGATTATTCCTGGCAGCAGAAGTATGTGAATGCCGTAAAGCCGGGATATGAAGATGTCGCCGGGGAACTCGCCACCGAATGCGAAGAAGGAGACGTAGCTTCCGACGACCGGGATCGAGAGCATGATGCCCTGCGCGATGCGTAGACCCGTTCCGGAGAGCAGGTCGTCGGGCAGGGAGTAACCGGCGAAACCCTCGACGAAGCCGAGTGTGAGCAGCAGGACGCCAATGCTCCAGTTGATCTCGCGGGGCTTGCGGAATGCGCCCGTGAAGAACACGCGCATAACGTGGATCGACATCGCAGCGATGAAGACCATCGCCGACCAGTGATGGATCTGGCGAAGGAGTAGCCCGCCGCGGACGTCAAACGAAATGTCCAGGCTCGTCTTGTAGGCCTCGGACATTGCCAGGCCCTTAAGCGGGACGTAGGAGCCGTTGTAGATGACCTCGGTCATCGAAGGCTTGAACCACAACGACAGGTAGATGCCGGAAAGCAGCAGAATGATGAAGCTGTAGAGGGCCATCTCGCCGAACATGAATGTCCAGTGATCCGGGAAGACCTTGCGCAGGTTTCGCTTGGCCCAGTTTCCTATCGTCAGTCGCTCATCGAGATTGTTGACGGCCTCGCCAGCGCGATCCATTACTGCACTCATGCACGCTCCCAGTAACTCGGGCCGACTGGCTGGTTGAAGCCGTCCTGGGCGACTATATAGCCCTCCAGATCAAGCTTGATTGGCAGTTGTGGCAAGGACCGCGCAGCTGGTCCGAAGACCACATTCGCCGAGTCCGCCAAGTCGAAGGTCGACTGGTGGCACGGGCAGAGCAAATGGTGAGTGCGCTGTTCGTAGAGGGCGATGGGGCAACCGACGTGGGTGCAGATCTTGGAGAAGCACATGATGCCCTGGTAATCCCAAGGTTCAGCGTCTGTTCCACCTTGCTGGGAGAGGATCTCGTCTGGGTTCATTCGGACCAGCAGCACGACTGCCTTGGCCCGCTCATTCTGGGTTCCAGCCGCTTGCTGAACGGCGGGCAGGCCGTCCGGCATGGCCGAAACGATGCCGCCGACCGGAATATCCGACGGACGGATGGGCGCTCCGGTGATGTCGAGGACAACCCGCATTCCCGGTCGCCACATGGTCGTCGCGAGCTTGTCCTCCGGCAGCGGGCCGAGATCGCGCAACATGACGACCAGCGGGATCGGGAAGAGCGCCATCGCGCCGAGTAGGGAACGGCGCAGGATGCGGCGGCTGGCAAAGCCAGAATCGGCGACGCCGGCCTCGAACTCCGCAATGGCGCCTTCTCGACCCTCGTCGGAGGACCGCAGCGAGTGACGTTGCTGCACGACCTCCTTGTCGGCCATGAGCTTCTTGGCCCACTGGATCATTCCGGCGCCGATGAGGAACGTTGCCAGGCCGAAAGTCACGCCGAGCGCGACGTTGCTGGCACCGAGGGGACCCAGGAAGGGGACGCGGACAGACTGGTCGGTCGGGATCATCACGAATGCGACGACGAAGAGGATCGTGAAGACAGCTGAAAGCCCGAACATCATGGAGATTTGGCGCTCCGCGCGCTTGGCGGCCCGTGGATCAAAGTCGGTGCGCCGAGGGTGGTGGTCTGGGAGTACTACCTGGTCGCCAGCGGCCGCCGCCGCTTCGGTATCCAGCGTCGTGTTGTCGGATGGGGTGTCGCTCATCGAACCTTCGCTCCAATCCACACAGCCACGGCAATGAGCCCACCAAGTGCAACCAGCCAGGCAACGAGGCCCTCAGAGACTGGGCCGAGGCGGCCTACTGACCACCCGCCATAGCTGGTCTCCGTCTTCATGTTCTGGATGTACTTGATGATGGCCTGCTTGTTCTCAGTCGTGAGGGTGTCGTTGCTGAACACCGGCATGTTCTCGGGTCCGGTGAGCATGGCTTCGTAGATTTGCTTGGGCGTCGCGTCGCGCAGGTTCGGTCCATAGGCGCCGTTGGACAGTGCCCCACCAGCGCCGGCGAAGTTGTGGCACTGCGAGCAGTTGGTACGGAACAATTCGCCACCCTCGGCGAGGTTGGCACCCTCATAGTTGAGTTGCTCCGCAGTCGGGATCTGCGGGCCTGGCGCCAGTGAGCCGATGTAGGCGGCAATTGCGGCGGTTTCTTCGTCGGAGTAGATGACCTGCTTGCTCGGCGCCTGTGCTTGCGGAGCGGCCAGTGGCATCCGACCGGTGGAAATCTGGAAGTCCACGGCTGCGGAGCCGACACCGATCAGAGTCGGTGCTGCGGGGCCACCCTGGGCCGCGAGGCCGTGACAACTTGAACACCCCTCGACGAAGAGCTTCTGGCCCGCGGCGATTTGGGCATCGAGGGCTTTTTGGTCGCCAGCGGCCTGCGCGGAGGTAGCTGAGCCCACCGCTGCGTAAATGACGCCCACGAGGGCAAGGGCGAGCAGGACCAGAATTGGCGCTGCGGCGCGATGCCTGCGAGTTGCCGTCAGAGTGTTCACCGGTGCGCCCCGATCTCGTGCTGGTAAATGGCCATGGGTGTGGTCACTTGAGGATGTAGATGGTAGCGAAGAGGGCAATCCAGACAACATCGACGAAGTGCCAGTAGTAAGACACAACGATGGCCGTTGTTGC
Protein-coding sequences here:
- the ctaD gene encoding cytochrome c oxidase subunit I encodes the protein MGRTVIKWVTTTDHKVIGNLYFITAMFFFFVGGILALFLRAELTAPGTQFLSNEQYNQIFTMHGTIMLLLFATPLFSGFANALMPLQIGAPDVAFPRLNMFAYWLYLFGALVVAFSIFTPGGAADFGWTAYAPLSSAVYSPSSGGDLWFLGLTLGGLGTILGAVNFMTTIFCMRAPGMTMFRMPIFTWTVLLTSVLVLVAFPVLAASLIVMEVDRKFGSLVFAPENGGAILWQHLFWFFGHPEVYILALPFFGICSEIIPVFSRKPIFGYKGLVFATIAIAGLSVAVWAHHMYVTGAVLLPFFAIMTMLIAVPTGVKFFNWIGTMWRGSISFETPMLWTMGFLVTFLFGGLTGVILAAPPLDFPVSDTYFVVAHFHYVIFGTVTFLMFAGFFFWWPKFTGRMLDERLGKLQFWLLFVGFQTTFLIQHWLGVQGMPRRYADYLPSDNFQTMNVVSTIGAIILGISFLPFLYNVYKTWRHAPLVEVDDPWGWGGSLEWATSCPPPRHNFDSLPPIRSERPAFDLHHPELAPKNMPKGAKVVTAATAPAGSAAGEVDAS
- a CDS encoding cytochrome c oxidase subunit 4, which produces MKIEGKLFAYGSAFYLLLCAIYGVWSKDPTGIVLLLFTGALAFLVAFFILHTARRVFPRPEDMPDADQSDADLDYGFYSPHSWWPLPLAASTAVIAFGIAFAAWIVVAGVAFLMLSLVGLVFEYYRGDHAH
- a CDS encoding L,D-transpeptidase family protein, whose amino-acid sequence is MALSTKRRTVAIIGAGVGSLLAVSGCSAISGALGADPVITVSPAPQGAPAPASEPVTVKVEHGKLTDVAVKTGAGKRLVGSMNAEQTVWTSNADSLKYGTRYAVKAEAEGNSGKPTLYSESFKTVNPDQLVTAQFAYFSNGATVGVGMPGRIEFSSPVKNRAEVEKRLRITASNTVVGAWSWDKDRTAVTFRPETYWPAKTKVSIEAPLKGVELSPGTFGTNDLNGGFSTGSATILTVNAATHQLRVVRDGKLVRKIPVTTGKSGFETRSGIVPIMAKEGTVVMDAASGGTPQGSSEYYRLTVNYSMRITPSGEYLHAAPWSEGSQGYANTSHGCVGMSTTNASWLFDYAKVGDVVVVKNTGRQQDLGNGITQWNVSWDKWLARSETGPQTIGPDGASSAAA
- a CDS encoding ubiquinol-cytochrome c reductase cytochrome b subunit, which codes for MSAVMDRAGEAVNNLDERLTIGNWAKRNLRKVFPDHWTFMFGEMALYSFIILLLSGIYLSLWFKPSMTEVIYNGSYVPLKGLAMSEAYKTSLDISFDVRGGLLLRQIHHWSAMVFIAAMSIHVMRVFFTGAFRKPREINWSIGVLLLTLGFVEGFAGYSLPDDLLSGTGLRIAQGIMLSIPVVGSYVSFFAFGGEFPGDIFISRLYGIHILLLPGIILALITAHMLIVWYQKHTQYPGKGKTNDNVVGYPFMPVYMAKAGGFFFVVFGVVVAVSGLVTINPIWAYGPYVPDQITAGSQPDWYMGWLEGALRAMPNWETVLWGHTISWNVLIPGALVLGIILTLMALYPFIEAKATGDKREHHLLDRPRNAPTRTALGAMALSFYLMLLIGGGNDVIAHAFDLSINAITWFIRIGIFIIPALVFVVTKRTCLSLQHRDREKLLHGRETGSIMRLPTGEFTEIHAPVNANEKAVILSKVDIAPLPWPEKTDENGVKQPGYASAKRTARLSHWFFQDNVPRPTQEEIAAAEAHILHGAAEGQAIIEHHEQLEPEGGVMHDPSAEPVNK
- a CDS encoding Rieske 2Fe-2S domain-containing protein, which gives rise to MSDTPSDNTTLDTEAAAAAGDQVVLPDHHPRRTDFDPRAAKRAERQISMMFGLSAVFTILFVVAFVMIPTDQSVRVPFLGPLGASNVALGVTFGLATFLIGAGMIQWAKKLMADKEVVQQRHSLRSSDEGREGAIAEFEAGVADSGFASRRILRRSLLGAMALFPIPLVVMLRDLGPLPEDKLATTMWRPGMRVVLDITGAPIRPSDIPVGGIVSAMPDGLPAVQQAAGTQNERAKAVVLLVRMNPDEILSQQGGTDAEPWDYQGIMCFSKICTHVGCPIALYEQRTHHLLCPCHQSTFDLADSANVVFGPAARSLPQLPIKLDLEGYIVAQDGFNQPVGPSYWERA
- a CDS encoding c-type cytochrome, with protein sequence MNTLTATRRHRAAAPILVLLALALVGVIYAAVGSATSAQAAGDQKALDAQIAAGQKLFVEGCSSCHGLAAQGGPAAPTLIGVGSAAVDFQISTGRMPLAAPQAQAPSKQVIYSDEETAAIAAYIGSLAPGPQIPTAEQLNYEGANLAEGGELFRTNCSQCHNFAGAGGALSNGAYGPNLRDATPKQIYEAMLTGPENMPVFSNDTLTTENKQAIIKYIQNMKTETSYGGWSVGRLGPVSEGLVAWLVALGGLIAVAVWIGAKVR